caaatttatgaaattcttccaaaatgccaacttccacaataggcgtcgtacgctcccgggtcatccaaaaccagattcggacatacgcccaagtccaaaatcatcatacgaacttgttggaattttcaaatcccgattccgagatcgtttactcaaaaatccaaccttggtcaattcttctaacttaaagctttcaaaatgagaattttctttccaatctaactccgaacttcctgaaattcaattccgaccatacgctcaagtcataatacctgaagtgaaattgctcatggcctcaaactgccgaacgacgcgctagagctcaaaacgaccaatcgggtcgttatAGTACGATAGACACAACAATAATATTCGCAAATACATACCCACAGCAAAATCACTACCTTCACGACGACAAGTTGCTAAACGCAAACACatcaagctaagaaatactttactcTCTCGCAGCTAATCATTGCTTTCTtacgtaaggctaagcactgcctttctccctatgagactaagcattgtctcctcttcttgcatgaggctaagtattgcccccctaattgcataaggctaagcattgcctccctaattgcataaggctaagcattgtctttccttgtatgagactaagcattgtctcccctaTTTGCGTGAGACTAAGCACTGTTTCCATTCCTTGcgtgaggctaagcactgcctccctaattgcataaggctaagcattgcctttccttgtatgagactaagcattgtctcccctctttacatgagactaagcattgtctcctcttcttgtatgaggctaagaactgcctccctaattgcataaggctaagaattgccttccctgcatgagactaagcattatctcctcttcttgcatgaggctaagcactggctcccttattgcataaggctaagaactgcctttccctgcatgagactaagcattgtctcctcttcttgcatgaggctaagcattgcctccctaattgcatgaggctaagcactgcctttccatgcatgagactaagcattgtctcctcttcttgcatgaggctaagctctgcctccctaattgcataaggctaagcattgcctttccctgcatgagactaagcattgtctcctcttcctgcatgaggctaagcactgcctccctaattgcataaggctaagcattaccttttcttgcatgagactaagcagtgCCTCCTATTTGCATGTAGGGCTAAGCGTCGTCCTCATCTCACACAAGattaagccttgtcttgtcttgtCTCGTCCTCGCATATGACCAGGCatcatatctttgcatttcatTGGCTGAAACATCATCATTTTGTCTAAAGGAGTCATAGTCCGaatgcatcatcctcatagccgggggacaccattccatggcctgaggatctctcaaaattgcacatcattattcaaaggcgtcatagtctagagGCACCATCCTAATGGCCCGAGGACACTATTTCATGGCTTGCGAATCCCTtgtcatacgcttcatggcccaggacgtcatggccTAGGGACATCATCCtcactgtccaaagacaaccttcatggtccaaagataatttgcatcacgtttaaactttcacaataacccatatatatattCGCGCACACCATGTTTTAAGTTCTACAGGTAACTTGGGAGTAACTGTCCTacaaacgggagcaatcttcgctccagtTTCTGTTCACAACATTCACATCCTTTGATTGCTTCAAACGTAACCGACTACCAGTAATTGACTACTTTTTACTCTACGACCATTCGAACATTGACCTCATACACTCGTAACATCCAAAATTTGCATTCATGACCTCATCTAAAATTGCCCGTTACTTATAACAATATCCTACCCAAAAGAACCTTTTCGAAACATGCGACCATTCTTGtcacaactccatcggtttcgtttGCCGTTGGATCTAGAACTATACACGACATGATttccgtaacaccagggatatgtaggcaactcatgAATTAGGGTTCGACCCCATATTTTCAAATCACATCATTCCCActcaattcggccaaaattggtcatcattttctttacccgataaTTCTTCCATCATTCCCGAGTAAAGatagggcagctgttgatacccaattttgccctcatatttttcaaataagtatatatactttcaaaatattattttgcatcattaattaatttacaagatttatacaagcatttttctataatattttataattttaaagctttaaaaaattgattttcttgcatttaaattactttaATATTTACTAATTATTCTCTTAAATTATTTGCAATAGCGTAGTCATCCAAATTTGTTATTTTACACTCACATACATTGTTTCATATAATTATATCTATATTTtagttatttatgtaattttacaataatagcctatatgttATGCATAATTACAATTATTACATTATTCATGCTACAATAGCATTTTTTATGTTTTAtaaatgttaagttattattttcagtcattttattgcataagtaatattttattatttattaattatatttatttaaaacaatTCCGTGTATTTAACTCCTAGCCCAATTTTAGGCTAATTTCGGACCAAAGGTTTGGCCCAAATCCTTAGCCCAACAGCccccagcccaatccaaacaacccttTACTAAACCTGGTCGGTACCCATCTCCATGACCCGGCCCGCTCAATTtttaatcttggtcgttgatctctcaagatcaacgaccctcgttCATTCCCTTTTTTTAATTAACCCACCCCCCAAGCCCTAATCCTTATTTCCTATGTACAACCACCTCTATTCTCTCATCTCTCCACCCACCTCTgataaaccctagccgccatgtCCCCATTCTTCTCCGATTCCAACTCAAACATAGAATCAATCCATGATTCACTTACATATTTATTCTACTATTATACGTGTGTCCATGGTGTTACTTAGTTCTTgccctatttttggcaagaactGTTTCTCAAAACGGGATCGATTTACCTTGATTTGGTAAAGATCTAGACAACCTTTGTCTATATACACGCTACAATGAATGATTCTTACATTTCCGACCAGATTCATGACCATTGGACTCAAttaggttttgaaattttgatttcTCCTTTACCGattctattattgattgcatgagatattttctttccttatttatgtttaattttatagtgtttccttgtttgtttgcttgatttctactactatataaacccctccctatTCCCCTTTGAAATAGACTTTTCACGAGATTCACTAAAAACTAAAGGTTGTTACTTTATTATTCTCTCATTCTCTTGTTCTATGCTTTGTCTCTTGGCTggatgaaagccaaggccaccgaaattcaatttttcaactttcttggtgcgagcactaCCCGGGGTTTGTTTGAAGCCTTTGGAAACTCTGACGCACTAAGATTCTGGGTTCTATTGCTCTTTGCTGACATTCAGAGTATTGTGGAGTttgttctttcttatttgtctatttgtcaAGTGATAACTGGTAAGTTCCTTAGCTTTTACAATTTTATTCTCTTATGTTCATGATTTACATATTCATACCCCTGAAATTTCATGACCTAATGTGTTTCTAGACCATCTCTATGTGCAACCTTGTTGGCATTGAACTCGTTTTGTGATCTGAACTTCTTTAGCATTTGATTTTATCTAAATCTGCCAGTTCTGATATATGTTTATGCTTAACTTGAATAATTTGGACTCTCTTAAGTTCGTTTAGCCTAATGTGTTGGTACCTGAATGTTTACATTTACTGCTTGGCATGAGTTTGCTTCCCTGCTTTGTTCTGGGTTCCTATAATGACTAACTCATATCTATAATGTGTCCTAATCTATGACCTTCACTCTAGCTATGACATGATCCCATGCTATTTTGTCACTCATTATGTCTTCGGTTTTCCTAATCCTATATCCCTTGGTGATTAGTTGGGACCTTTAGAGTAGCCATCTTAACGTGTGTTTTCTTATAATGTTTGATAATGTTTTGTCTTAGTGATATAAGTTGGCATGTCTACTTTCTGGTATTGTGATGGATATTCAACATAATTTGGACCCCTAGGCTTCAAATCCTTTAAGTTAGTGCTCTACTTTAGACTCGTTTGGCATTGTGCATCTTTGTATGTTAATCTTGTAGTCTTAGAAAACCTGATTCCCTTGCTTCTTACAAAATATTTTCTGCCTAATATACTAAGTGTTTGAACTTGTGATATCAACCTGTCCTTTGAGTTTTTGTTGATTCTCTTTGCTTGTATGTTCTTTGTTTAATCACCTATGTATGTTTCTAAAATATAAGTGCACCTCTTCAAATTCTATCACTTGATTACTGTCATCTCACTCTCATTTGTTACCTACACTATTCTGAATCTATCACTCTTAGACAGCTGAAAGCTAAGGCCACCAAAACTCTCtctattgacctccctagtgtgagcactgctcggggtccatatgagacccttgtgaactctgacacactaggatttgggatTTTTTTATCATTCTCTTTGCTACTGGAACTTGAGCTGTCTCTGGCATTTAGCTTTTCTCCCTCACATTATTTGTATAATCTACAAACTGGGTTGTGTAAGTGATTTCTGTGTAATTCAATATTTGGGTCATATGGGCAATTTGTGACTATTTGGTTTGgcttgagttcctctatgacttttGGGTTGTGCTGATGGGCATAGTCCCCTGTTTGGATTTGGGCATGTTATTTGCGAAGAAAGAGTTTGTTGAAGGCCCATGCAATATTGGATATCTCCTTTGGGCCTGCTATAGGCCTACTATAATTTCTTGTGTAATATTTGTACTTATATTACTCATctagtctgtaataattttgtaataaataattggggtgttagtgaaattggggaaaCGGTATATTTCAATatttgcatgaaagggtagaaaacatgcctataggatttatatgatttacttgttattttatccaACCTGCCATATATGCTATTTGAATTTCTATGTACACTAGTAGAAATCCTGCCATTAGGGGAATCACGTGCTCGCACAACTTGTTTACTATCAAAGCATGTGCTTAAATACTCTATTTATCCCCATGTCCACTGCTATGTGTTACTAGACAGCATGCGTATAAGAAACAAATGCCAATAACCATCCTTCAATTTGCATAATGGCAGCATgttcattagataccatgcctataggattatactAGCATATGCTCTACTGGtcctcatctagatatcatgtccataggttcttaattgattcatcaTCTACTCTTATATCTATCGCtcgcctagaaaacatgcctatagggacgaAGTGTTACAGAATCAGTCTTCAACTGTCAGTTATTAGAACCTAGCTATAAAATACTGCTACTTgcttagaaagcatgccaatAGGATCAAACACGAGTAATTCTGAGTATTCCCATTGGTTTTCATTCCCCCTATTGTGTAAATCACTTAGAGactatgtctataggttttaatAACTTATAATATGTATAAACAACATAACAGTACCAGATACTCTTAAACTAAGTAGttgtttagaaaccatgtctatagagcTTAATGACgtcaatgagaggatggtaagaaacaacccctaagggtccatacagcattggcgcaaggcccaaacatggcattcagcccaatttacataaattctttctaaaatatataagtatcaagtggtttcaacaaagtatgcaactttacagttgctacgggacggaccaagtcacagatccccaacagtgcacgcccacacgcccgtcacctagcatgtgcatcacttcaaaatagtagaatgatacgaaatccggggtttcataccctcatgactagatttacaatcgttacttacctcaaaccggtcaaatctctaacccgcaatgatcttgcctctggactcggcctccaaatgctccgaatctattcacaatcagtacaataccatcaatacgcgctaatggaatgaattccacaagaaaaactaccaaattagaccaaaacccaaaattggctcaaacccggcctccGGTCCCACGTCTCGAATGCTGAGAGGAAAATATTTCGTAGATGAacacatttctgcggcccattatgcggccgcataatcactctgcggaccgcataatggccgcagagtgaagcagtaagtttggccaacttgagaTCATTTTTACaatcgattatgcgaccgcatattgatcgcataatccctcttgagtttttgcggagggagttctgtggtgcattatgcgaccgcagaacgagtatgtggaccgcatactggtcgcattcCTAGGCCGTAAGTTCaagcccctgagggccatttatgcggtcactttgcagaccgcataaccattatgcggtcgcatatgcgaccgcagacctgtatcggggcaccatttttttaatttaaaacccgacccccatttcaTTAAAACACcccatttagtctattttgagctcatttctgatatttctagtgtgagagggagagggttctagagggaggaactaattttcatcaatcaatcttcatccatcactcaaagctttgaaatactcaagtagagcactcaatttcttcatccaaaaaggtaagacttaatcaccccagctcttaatttcaaacatggctataatggggtattaataagatggtccatgggtgtgagggttgtttatcttgcatgcatgtgataaagagtgtgggaaaaataagaagtgaactagaaccatgaatgttttcctaattttgggttcaatttgtatattgcttaaatagattgaggttgctaagggttccggaaaattgtagagtctaaagaagcgcaattgatgTATGTATGGCTTAACTCttttcttcctagaatcgaacttCTGGTGTCCGAATGattggtgtaagttccgacttgatcttactagaattgtttgccttagtatGTTGGGTTGAAAGATTTATGTTCCCTCATTGTTTTAAGATATTTACCATTGTCATTATGCTATTTGAGGACGCATCTATGATTTTCCAAgttccttcccttatgtgtgcaatgccttatatgatggtacttatcgacacgAATGATGATGTTGTTTGattgaataaaaagggaaagacttgaattgtaaaatgtgcccaagtgccaagaactatttaataaatgaggctgtttgtgccatgtaatgaaagatgggaaagagatgtgaattgagtgaacaattggaagaggttatgtctcaagtgaactggcttagtcgatcgggccgagaccggacgccatgccgtacacatggtggcatttgtgttggaactATTGacttacattgtggatatggatatgtctcacttgggatggcttagccggtcgggccgagaccggactccgtgtaaaaatacggtggcattatgagttgtggctttggcactaaagattattaacctaaaaagatgaaaagattAAATTGGGAATTGTGTGATCCTTATTTGGtgttttcttgtattttcatgaagtacttattgattattgtgactgccttctctttgtttcactgttcattctactgagattggtgtttgccttacatactagtactattcgacaatactaacgtccctttttctgggggcgctacatcttttaaTGGATATATATGGTTCTATCGCAGATAGCGCTGATCGCAGATAGCGGTGTTCTCCCTCACACTCATCACAACAgccttggtgagccccatttcttcctGGGGTCATATAGTCCTTctttgtataagtttttatattttaaggtatagccggggccttattgccggtattatcatgttgctcttttgtactcttagaggttccgtagacgtttatgtgggtcatgtacgTATGTTGGGAACTTAACTACGACATAATgtatataatgaaaaatgaactagcaacgtttatatatttatatagctgatctctcccctgttttacaaatggtgacgcattccctttttggatcatgaatgagtcgggtaggaaagatTTACTAGGTTTGCTCGACCGAATTCACTccgttgagcgtcggtcgcgctccccgaggttggggcgtgacaacctcaaagaaagaaaacttttaaattcCAATCTGTTGAAGTTGGTCAAAGTTAGATGCAAAAATTTTGAATGCATATTTTTCTCAAAGTTCATTTAccgaataatgatcaaatatgAGCGCTTGGTTGCACACTGAAAAGCAGCATTTCATGGAGCGTCTTTGAGGGACACACGTGAAGAATTGTTTTTACTTCATGACTAGTCTTTGAAATTTACGCAACTAAGTCTCGAAGTAGGTGGCATTTGTaggtatataaattttattagaattaaatttattaaataatctGGACTATATTTAAATGCAAGATATATTATgccaaataaatattatgtgctaatataattgaattaattatataagccCAATACATATGGGTTAAGGTCCAAATCTATTGGGCTATCCCATTTAATTGGGTTACAAGTGATGAGCCTACTTTATTAAGCCCAAGGATGCCGTCTTCCTAGAGGCCTAATATGGTGCCACGTATGAAATGATGTGgcacaccaaatcaaatgaaagaaccaataggatcatgccacgtatCAAAATGACAAGgtatgccaagtcaaattaaaaggccaatgaaattgcgccacatgtgcaagtgacatgtgcTGGCTAATCAAATACGGCTTTGCCActcttcaatctgattggtcggaaagagtttgttctcatcGCAACTCTTTCCTCTcataactataaataggggtcttcataactcaaaaaAGATACTAGAatttataacaagaagcaagagagagctcgtggctCAAACGCcgtaaatttctctacaagtttcaagcttcaagcaatcaagttcaaattcaagaaatcaagttcaagctcaggaacgaagaacaaatcaaggtttaGGGAGTACGAGTttaaatcaaagttcgtgctagttgaattctaaatcatcgttcgtggcaacaatatagattcaagatcaagctcgaaggcccttgaatttatttactattggaaagaagaatcagagaaatcatagagattgtatactcatattatttgaaatcaaatactacgattgttgcaatatttttcggtctcggttattttctcgacgcaaatttattgtctacaatatGCAATATAATATTTTGGCAAAGGGTGTTCGCTTGACCACTCCTGGCATAATGTGGCTACGCCACCAGGGGCGGAGGCACAGTACCGGatgcgggttcggccgaacccagtaatTTTTGTTCAAACcatgtatttgtcttaagaaatccattggatatgtaaaacttattaatttagaacccagtgaCTTGAAATGATTACAATCCCGAACCCATAAGGTTTAAATCTTGGCTCCGCCTCTGTACGCCACtgtgtattatatacatataatatacataagtTAAATACTTTTCGGCTAATAAATGTAATTAATTTTGGCCAATTCGctaattttatattttgacctAAAATAACTTGAGAATTAAGAAAACGTTGTCTGTAGTGAGTATAAATATCGTGTTAAGATAACCATAGTGGAGtagaaaataatgacttaaaacacACGAACCAAAATGATGCGAGTCGAAATAGTACTATAtaactaaaaataaatagaactttaatttcttcattgaACTTCAACGGTACTCCATTATAGCATCAGaaaaatctcctccaaaatccTATTCTCGCGTGCTTCCCGCCAAAAAAGAGAGACGATGAAAGGTCACCGGCGACGATTTCTGGCGCCGACTTCATCTCCAACTCCTTCTCCGTCAATCGGCGATCTCCGTGTTAGGTTCTCGCGGATCGTTTCTCATCATGAGCAACTCAAACTCGCCTTCAATCAGCTCGATTTTCAGATCCGAACTGGCTTGCAGGAAGTACAAATTCTTCAAACTCGTACTTAAATTTTAACTTTAGAATATATTTACATTCGATCTCTCAAAACATGAAGCAAATGGAGAGTTGTGGATTTTAGGTTTAAATTTGGTTTTAATGCCTgattttttatgttttaatttgAAGGCGGCAGACGTCTTTGAATCGTTAGCTAATCCGCTGATGAAGCTCGTAGGACTGAAGACTGTTGAAATGGCTGAGGAAGGAAAATTTAGTACCGTTGTCGTCGATTATAATCATTTTTTTGCCGATGTACTCTACTATCAAACTCTTATACTCTGCTATTTCCATGTGTTTAATTAGATATCTGAAATTCTAGTTGAGCGATTTGATAATCGTGAAGATATTAAACTCCTAAGCATATACAGTCGTTCAATTATATGTTAACTTTTTTGGTGACAGGACTTTAAGAGAAACGAGAATGGAGCTGAAACGATGGTGAGAAACGAAGCTAGCGAAATTGAGGTAATAAGTAACGAGTTTTGAGCTTGTGCATGCGTTAATAATGTCATATTCACTTCTCGTTTTATGACTGTGTTCCACTGAACATGAAGCTCCAGATGTTAGTTCAATTTATGTATTATGTTATTCCTAGTGGTGGAAACCTAGTCTTGATAGAGAAATATCTAAgtataaaatttgaatagttaAATGATTATGAAGTTTTGAAACTTGTGAGAGTTGTAATAGTCTCGACCCTTTTGGAACATTTTGGAAGAGTGTCGCTTAAGTTAGAATAGGACTATGTGTGCATGATAATATGTATATATCCGTCCGTAATTGAACTGTGAAACTAAGTTGAAAAGCCGATGCTTTTCAGCAGCTATGAGTGTATCAACCAAGTGGATGGATATTATTTTCATTCGAATGACAAAAGCATGAAATCAGAAAGTGAAATTTGAAGTAATATCTATGCTCCATTAGATCTGAAACTCTACCTCTTACTCTGTGTTCGTGTATCCCAATATCTTGTTATCTTTTGGTGGTAGAGACAAAGTAAGTGTTCAACATGGAGGTCTAAGCCGAGTTTATAGTAAGGTAGATTGGCTATATACAACCAGATGGAAGAGTACTTCAAGAAGTTGGCAAATATACTACTAGTATCAGGCTTGATGAATAACATGACTTAATGGATTGTTGGGATTGGCTGACTCTTTAAAAGCTTCACATGAATTTCCACATAAAAATTGTTTGAGTCTGGATGTGAACTAGGTTTCTCAATCTGCAAATGCAGGAAGAAGGCTATATAAATAGAGCCAAAACAGTTGGCAAGGAGCTAATTCAGAAACAAGAGATGCAGCTAAAACATTTGATCCATCTGCTAAGACAAGTTGAAGCACAAGTAAATTCAAGCCAAACCAACATTCTTCAGACCCTTAGTGACCATCAAACTTCCATACATAATGTTTTCAAGAAAGCTGTGGCATATGTTTCTGCCATTCACCAGAGAGGCGAACACGATAGCACTTCTGTGATCACAATTCAACTTCTGAAACACATATTTCGTCTCATTGTTTCTACACTGAGCTCGGTAGAGTCTGGAGTGGACAACCTAGTGGACGAGCTAGCTAGAAAAATGTGTAGTCCAATGGTCGACTATGTGAAGGGtcttaagctcgaaatcagatcAGGAAGATGCCATCACCTATTGAGCATAGTCGAAGAGATGGGAGGAGCAATGAGAACAGGGAGGATCGAGTTGGAGGAAGTGAGGAAGAAAGCAAGAGTAGCAGAACATAATAGACTTGATGCATTGTACAAGTTGAAGAAATTAGAAGAAATGGCAAGGAAGCACCAGTTCCTCTTGGAAGCCAAGAACGGATCAAAGGAACAATTTGAGCATGAGAAGGTATTTCATACTTGATTAATTTACTGCAAATTCACTTGAAGCTAACCATGCTTTGGCCTGAGGAAAATGCATTGGCAAGGAGTGTATTGTCTTTCAGAGGCGTTGCTTGTGGATGAATTAAATCTACACGGCCCATACTGCATACGCTGAGAAATCCAGCGACTCTGAGTTACTGTCGCTGTCTTGATTTGGTTTTTTATACTAAAACTTTTTAAAGTCATTAGCTTCTTGATATATCTTCCGTTATTATTTTAGGAAATTATGATGATCGTTTTTCCAATTAACAAATTCAATGATTGTTTCGGTTGCATGCTTGTCAAGATGCAAATATGCTTATGAAGAAATAGTGAATGCAAAATTTCAATTTGGTAGAAATTATCTGAGACACCAGTCATTCACTCACGATGGCATTCTTTGCCTTGTGGTTTGACATCGTGCTGCATTACATACAACTTTTCATTTCCCCATTCTTGCTAACTTTTGTGGGGTTGTAGCATCATGGGGATCCAAATTGTCATTTGTTTTCATTTAAATGTCAAATTCATATTGCTGTAAAAGGGTTCAGATAGGAGCTGCATTCGGGAAATATCATCTCTTCTGCTCATATGCTAAATCTTTTAGTTCTACTGACTGTGCTATTACTTGCAAGTTGTTTTATCGTGAAGCTTGTTGTGAAGGACCAGGATCATGCTAAAGAGGACAACCTACTGTGGGAGCTgctaaaaaagaagagaaaattatGCATGGGAAATGGGAGCAGTAAGCCGTGTGGCCTTGCACTGAGCCAGTTGAGTCCACAAACCCCATGCTTGGTTCCCTCCTCTTCACCTACGTACAGTTCAAATGGGCACCATTTGCTACCCAAGATACCCCTGGGTTCCTCACCTTCAGTGACATATCCGCAACGTAAACCTCAGAAGAAGATAACCTCCGGATTTCGTACTTAAAATTTTAGCGTATGGCAAGCAGGTTTCTTGCTGATAGGTGGGAGTTGGAGCAATTTGGCTGTGGCTTGGTTTTGGTAACTATACTTTGATAACCTCTTTTACTTTTACTGCAGAGCTTCATTAGTGTGCAATTCTTGCATTTTGTTATTCCATCATGTTGACAGTATAAAAGTAAACTTCAGTTTGCGTTCACTGATTAAATTTTCCAAACCATGAAATATCCTCTGTTGTACGTATGAATTCACTGCAATGTCCCAATTTCAATATTATATGAGTAAGAGAAACATAGGTATTATCCCCTTTTTTTTACTTTAAGTTT
This DNA window, taken from Nicotiana tabacum cultivar K326 chromosome 15, ASM71507v2, whole genome shotgun sequence, encodes the following:
- the LOC107806689 gene encoding uncharacterized protein LOC107806689 isoform X2; its protein translation is MKGHRRRFLAPTSSPTPSPSIGDLRVRFSRIVSHHEQLKLAFNQLDFQIRTGLQEAADVFESLANPLMKLVGLKTVEMAEEGKFSTVVVDYNHFFADDFKRNENGAETMVRNEASEIEEEGYINRAKTVGKELIQKQEMQLKHLIHLLRQVEAQVNSSQTNILQTLSDHQTSIHNVFKKAVAYVSAIHQRGEHDSTSVITIQLLKHIFRLIVSTLSSVESGVDNLVDELARKMCSPMVDYVKGLKLEIRSGRCHHLLSIVEEMGGAMRTGRIELEEVRKKARVAEHNRLDALYKLKKLEEMARKHQFLLEAKNGSKEQFEHEKDHAKEDNLLWELLKKKRKLCMGNGSSKPCGLALSQLSPQTPCLVPSSSPTYSSNGHHLLPKIPLGSSPSVTYPQRKPQKKITSGFRT
- the LOC107806689 gene encoding uncharacterized protein LOC107806689 isoform X1 encodes the protein MKGHRRRFLAPTSSPTPSPSIGDLRVRFSRIVSHHEQLKLAFNQLDFQIRTGLQEAADVFESLANPLMKLVGLKTVEMAEEGKFSTVVVDYNHFFADDFKRNENGAETMVRNEASEIEEEGYINRAKTVGKELIQKQEMQLKHLIHLLRQVEAQVNSSQTNILQTLSDHQTSIHNVFKKAVAYVSAIHQRGEHDSTSVITIQLLKHIFRLIVSTLSSVESGVDNLVDELARKMCSPMVDYVKGLKLEIRSGRCHHLLSIVEEMGGAMRTGRIELEEVRKKARVAEHNRLDALYKLKKLEEMARKHQFLLEAKNGSKEQFEHEKDQDHAKEDNLLWELLKKKRKLCMGNGSSKPCGLALSQLSPQTPCLVPSSSPTYSSNGHHLLPKIPLGSSPSVTYPQRKPQKKITSGFRT